The following coding sequences are from one Streptomyces sp. NBC_01294 window:
- a CDS encoding MarR family winged helix-turn-helix transcriptional regulator, with translation MHDTATHTPTKLQLLELLAAIGTAQWREFAAAAAQHGLTSTQARVLAQLDGPVPMRALAALLVCDASNVTGIVDRLEARDLVRREPAPADRRVKNVVATDAGREVIRRVREEMQAMHGALDTLDEAESATLYALLGRLRPSMEKGA, from the coding sequence ATGCACGACACCGCCACGCACACTCCCACCAAGCTCCAGCTGCTGGAGCTGCTCGCCGCCATCGGCACCGCCCAATGGCGCGAGTTCGCGGCCGCCGCCGCGCAGCACGGTCTGACCTCCACCCAGGCCCGCGTCCTCGCCCAGCTCGACGGCCCCGTTCCCATGCGCGCCCTCGCCGCCCTGCTGGTGTGCGACGCCTCGAACGTGACCGGCATCGTCGACCGCCTGGAGGCCCGCGACCTGGTGCGCCGGGAACCGGCCCCCGCCGACCGCCGCGTCAAGAACGTCGTGGCCACGGACGCGGGCCGCGAGGTCATCCGCCGGGTGCGGGAGGAGATGCAGGCGATGCACGGCGCGCTGGACACCCTCGACGAGGCCGAGAGCGCGACGCTCTACGCACTGCTGGGCCGCCTGCGCCCCTCGATGGAGAAGGGCGCCTGA
- a CDS encoding HutD/Ves family protein, producing MGTPSGSGVRILRAADRTAAVWKNGGGVTREIAAWPEGAGMDDFGWRVSLAEVAADGPFSAFPGIGRTLTLAEGAGMDLTVGGVRRLVDERFAPQDFPGDEPTDCRLLAGPVVNFNVMYRRGAVQARTAVVRGRPALAVLPGETLLVVALEGPAVLERPGGAGSPQDLAPYDAALVTGPLDCLVRTTGRAAVVRFAPTPS from the coding sequence GTGGGCACGCCGAGCGGAAGCGGGGTCCGGATCCTGCGGGCAGCCGACCGTACCGCCGCCGTCTGGAAGAACGGCGGGGGAGTCACTCGCGAGATCGCGGCCTGGCCCGAGGGCGCCGGCATGGACGACTTCGGCTGGCGGGTGAGCCTGGCCGAGGTCGCGGCGGACGGGCCCTTCTCGGCCTTCCCCGGGATCGGACGCACCCTGACCCTGGCCGAGGGCGCGGGCATGGACCTCACGGTGGGGGGCGTACGCCGTCTCGTGGACGAGCGGTTCGCGCCGCAGGACTTCCCCGGGGACGAGCCCACCGACTGCCGGCTCCTTGCCGGTCCCGTCGTGAACTTCAACGTGATGTACCGCAGGGGCGCCGTGCAGGCGCGGACCGCTGTCGTACGGGGCCGGCCGGCCCTCGCGGTCCTTCCGGGCGAGACCCTGCTGGTGGTCGCCTTGGAGGGACCGGCGGTCCTCGAACGGCCCGGCGGCGCCGGCTCCCCGCAGGACCTGGCCCCGTACGACGCGGCCCTGGTGACGGGACCGCTCGACTGCCTCGTACGCACGACCGGACGCGCGGCGGTCGTACGGTTCGCGCCGACCCCTTCCTAG